The genomic interval AGCGGCGGAGCGACTACGCAACCGCAGCGTGGGGCGGTGGTTCTCCTGACACCCAGGACCGGAGCTGGAGCGCCCTCGGCAATGCTGCAGGCCTATGAGTTGGCCGGGCGGGGCGCCGCCGCGGTTCTGATACCCGAATGGCCGCGGGTACGAGAGCGATGGGAAGGAATCGGCGCACGCTTGCCGGAGATCAGCCAGCAAGTGGTGGGCCTCGATCCGGCTGCGACACCGGGCGGCTTGACGGCGGTGGCGCTGGATAACGCCGCAGCGCAGCAAATCGGCGCGATGCCGGAGGGAACGCCGGTGCGCCTGGCAGCGAGCGTGAAAGAAGAGAAGACTTCAACCACGTGGAACGTGCTGGGCTGGCTGCCGGGACGCGACCCTGCGCTGCGGGAGCAGGTGGTGCTGCTTTCCGCGCACCACGATCATGTGGGAGTGGGCAAAGAGGTGAACGGCGACAGCACGTATAACGGCGCGGATGACGACGCCTCAGGCGTGGCCGCGGTGCTGGAACTGGCGCGGCAACTGGCTGCCGGCCCGCGGCCGCGACGCACCGTCCTGTTCGTACTGTTCGGCAGCGAAGAGCAAGGCGGGCTCGGATCGTTGTACTTCCGCGAGCGGCCTCCGGTTCCGCTGACGAAGATGGTGGCCAACCTGGGATTCGAGATGATCGGCCGGCCCGATCCTAAGGTCCCGCCGAAAACGCTGTGGCTGACCGGGTACGAGCGCTCGAACCTGGGGCCGCGGCTGGCGGCGCAGGGCGCCCGGCTGGCGGCCGATCCGCACCCCGACCAGGATTTCTTCCGGCGCTCGGACAATTACGTCCTGGCCAAGCGTGGCGTCGTAGCGCACACCATTTCGAGCTACGGGCTGCACAAGGACTATCACCAGCCCAGCGATGAGGTGAGCCGCATCGACTTTGCGCACATGACGGAGGCCATCCAAGCGCTGGTGGGGCCGGTGCGCTGGCTGGTGAACTCA from Terriglobales bacterium carries:
- a CDS encoding M20/M25/M40 family metallo-hydrolase produces the protein SGGATTQPQRGAVVLLTPRTGAGAPSAMLQAYELAGRGAAAVLIPEWPRVRERWEGIGARLPEISQQVVGLDPAATPGGLTAVALDNAAAQQIGAMPEGTPVRLAASVKEEKTSTTWNVLGWLPGRDPALREQVVLLSAHHDHVGVGKEVNGDSTYNGADDDASGVAAVLELARQLAAGPRPRRTVLFVLFGSEEQGGLGSLYFRERPPVPLTKMVANLGFEMIGRPDPKVPPKTLWLTGYERSNLGPRLAAQGARLAADPHPDQDFFRRSDNYVLAKRGVVAHTISSYGLHKDYHQPSDEVSRIDFAHMTEAIQALVGPVRWLVNSTFAPTWNEGMVP